In Rhodothermia bacterium, the sequence CCGAAGCCTCTTCCAATCTGGCGAGGTACGATGGCGTTCGGTATGGCTATCGTGCAGATATAAAGGCCATCCGTGCCGAAATGAAAGAACGTGGCGACGAAGCATCACTTTTGAATAGGTTATACGCCCAAACACGTACCGAAGGCTTTGGTAACGAAGTTAAACGGCGCATTATGCTGGGAACGTATGTGCTTTCCGCCGGATACTACGATGCGTATTATGGCAAAGCCCAACAAGTCCGCAGGCTCATCCGAACAGATTTTGACCGTGCTTTTGAAGAAGTGGACGTTCTGATCACCCCGACGGCGCCAACAACGGCCTTTAAATTGGGTTCTCAGACAGAAGACCCGCTCACCATGTATTTAAATGATATTTATACAGTAACGGCAAATTTGGCGGGGATTCCGGGCATCTCGGTTCCTATTGGGACACATAGCAATGGGCTTCCTATTGGTTTGCAAATAATGGGCAAGCCCTTCGATGAAACTGCATTGCTAAATACGGCACACCATATCATGGGGCGCTGATGGCTTCGGTGGTCGCAAAAACAAAAGGCATAGGATACGCAAGCTGAACATTTCCATTGCAGAATAGAACATGCATCCGGTTTTTGTGCTGGGTGCTTTTTTATTGCGGATTGTCCACTGCCGTAAACGGTCTGTACGATTTCGAGTACAGCGTGTGCACAAAATCCAAAGAGGCTAAATTTTTTAATGGTGTAGATAACACGTTATGAATAAAGGACTAAAGTCTGTTTGGTCCAAAAATAGTTTAGCATTGGCACTGTGCTTGCAAAACAAGTCCAATAAGCGGGAATATTACCGTTTGATCCACTGAAAATAATCATCACCTAAAAAATAAGATCATGAAAAAAGTAATTCTCCTCCTCGCCTTAACTTTTGCACCCTTTACCCTTTTTGCGCAAGGGAAAGTTTACTTGGGCGGCGGTCTTTCACTAAATCAAGCTCCCAATTCGTTTAAAGACCAATATAAAAACGGCTTTAATTTTGAGGCAGCTTATGGTTATCCCATTACCGAAAATGTGGAAATTCTGGCAAAAGGCCAACTCCATTCCTTTAATCCAGATGCGGCAGGATTTGATACTGCTGTCTTGAGCGCAAAGGTAGAAGGCGGTGTGTTTTCTGATGTCAATGTTGGTGCTGGTCTCAAGTTGAACTTTGGTGCTGGCAACATCAAGCCCTACGTTTTTGCGACAGGTGGTTTTCATAGCCTTGAAACGACCGAAATGAAACTTACATTAAGCAGTTTAACCACCATTCCCAAGAAAACCGAGAACACCTTTGGTGTAAATGCTGGTGTGGGTATAGAAGTGGGTTTTGGAGGTGCAGCAGCTCTTTTCGTAGAACCTTCCTATACCATGCTCTTTAATGATGCCAAGACCAAATTCATCCCGATAAAAGTGGGATTGGCCTATAGCCTCATGAAACGATAATCTCCGCAGTTATCAACAACTTCACATCAAAATTCCGCCGATATCGCATTTTCCGCCGATACACATAGAGGGCCAAGCCCATCCCAAACCGCTTCAGAAAGAGGCGGTTTTTTATTTTTTTGGCTCGAACAGGGCCAGAAATTCGCCGAGCATCATCGCCGTGCCGCCCCAAATGGTATGGCCTTCTGCTTGAAAAGATGGCATGTGGATGACCTCGCCATTGCGGTGCCAAGGCTGGCTTTTGCGGTTCTCGGGCCGCATAAGGTGGGCAAGAGGCACTTCGAGTACTTTTTCCACTTCCGATACTTGCGGTACAAAAAGGGGTTTGGCCGCATGTTGCATCACAAATGGTTGCACCAAGAAATTTGAGGGCGGGATGTAGAGTTCGGATAGCTTCCCGATCATGCGGAGTTCCGAGGCAACAATGCCTACCTCTTCTTCGGCCTCGCGAAGTGCGGCATTTTCAGGGGTTTCGTGAGGTTCTATTTTTCCGCCGGGGAAGGAGACCTGTCCCGCATGGTCTTTCAGATCGGAGCGGCGAAGCGTCAAGACCATATGTGTTGTACCGTTTTTGGGGAAGAGAATGAGGGCAACCGCCGCATGTCTTGGGGGCTTCCCATTTTGCGCACGGGCTACACGTAGCGCTTCTTCGACCAAGGTTTTGCGGTAGGGTGGAGCCATCTTGGCCTGTGCCTCGAAGCCGGGCAAGGGTTCTTGAAGACGGTTTACTAAAAAAGCAATGGTAGATTCGTAGTGCATGAGGGCGAGGTAAGTGGGCACGGAGACGAAGATAACGCACGTTGCTCTAAATAGGTTCTGTGGCAAAAGCCTTTACATCCTACAAAAAAGGCATTTAGAGGATGAATAATAGGGCTATCTGGTAGAAATGAACAAACATTTTTTTCTTCGCGTGTACGTGCTTAACTTGTTTGGAAATTCACCCCAGACCTCCCATTCTTCATGAAAACGTTTTTCCTTTTCCCGCGTCTTGTCGTTTTTTTTCTTTTTGCCTTGCTGCTGCTTGCACCATCTTGCGACCGTCAGCGGAGTGAAACGCGGATATTGGTCTTTACCAAAACCCTCGGATATCGTCATCCGTCCATTACCAATGGCATTGAAGCCATTAAGAAATTAGGGCAGAAATACAAGGTAGCAGTGGATACCACCGAAAATGCAGCCCGTTTCAATGAGGAAAACCTCAAGCGGTATAGTGCAGTTGTCTTCCTGAGTACCACTGGAGATGTTTTGAACCATGTGCAACAGGCAGATTTTGAGCGCTACATCCAAGCGGGCGGCGGTTATGTGGGCGTCCATGCCGCAACGGATACCGAGTACAAATGGCCTTGGTACAACCACTTGGCTGGGGCTTATTTCGAGCGCCATCCGGCCATTCAAGAAGCAAAGTTACACGTCCGTGAACCCAATCATCCCGCTACGGAGGGTTTGCCAAATCCGTGGGTTCGTAAGGATGAATGGTACGATTTTAAGCCTGGTTCACTTGATTCTACTCTTAAGATTTTATTAGACTTAGATGAAAAAACGTACCAAGGTGGCGGGATGGGGGATAAACACCCTATTGCTTGGTATCACGAATACGACGGTGGACGGGCGTTTTATACAGCGCTTGGCCATACAGAGGAAAGCTATACGGAGCCGTTGTTCCTAAAACACCTCTTGGGCGGAATCCGATATGCCATTGGTGAGAATTTAGAATTGGACTATGGTAAAGCCCGCACGCAGCGCGTCCCAGAACCCTCTCGTTTTTCGAGAACGGTACTTTCAGAAGTGTTTTTTGAACCAATGGCGATGGAGGTTTTTCCAGATGGCGATGTGGTGTTGATCGAACGCAGTGGCGCACTAAAAAAATATGATGCCCAAACCCAGAGTACCAAGATTTTGGACAGTCTGAAGGTGAATTACAAATTGGAAGATGGCTTGCTTGGATTTGTCCGTGATCCGAATTATGCTGAAAATAATTGGATTTACCTATTTTATTCTCCACCCGGCGATAGCTCCGCGCAACGTGTTTCTCGCTTTGTCCTCAAAGACGACAAGTTGGACAAGGCATCCGAGAAAGTGGTTATCGAGATTCCCGTACAGCGAAAGGAATGTTGCCACTCGGCAGGATACCTTAATTTTGACGACGTTGGAAACCTCTTTATCTCGGTTGGGGACAATACCAATCCTTTTTTCTCGGACGGTTATGCCCCCATAGATGGGCAACCCGGACGATCAGCATTTGACGCCCGTCATACCTCCTCTAATGCGAATGATCTACGCGGTAAAATCTTACGAATTAAACCGGAGCCAAACGGCTCTTACAGTATTCCAGAAGGCAATTTATTCCCAAAAGGCACTGCCGGAACCCGTCCAGAAATCTATGTCATGGGTTGCCGAAATCCCTTCCGCCATGCGTGGGATCCAAAACGAAAATACTTGTATTGGGGCGATGTTGGGCCGGACGCCGTTCGCGACAGCACCGGACGCGGGCCACGAGGCCACGATGAGGTGAACCAAGCCAAAAAGCCGGGCTACTTTGGTTGGCCACTCTTTAACGCCAACAATAAGCCGTATAACGCTTACGACTTTGCCACGAAAACCTCTGGGGAACCTTTTAATCCAGATGCCCCGATCAACAATTCTCCCTTTAATACAGGCATCCAAAATTTGCCACCTGCTCAAAAAGCATTTATTTGGTATCCATATTGGAATGGGGAAGATTTTCCGTTGATGGGCTTTGGAGGCAGAACCGCAATGGTGGCCCCATTTTATGACTCGTCGCGCTATAAAAATTCGGATGTCGCCCTGCCAGATTATTTCGACAACAAAGTCATGACCTATGAATGGATGCGCGGGAAGTTTTATTTGGCAGAATTGGACGAAAAAGGCGATTATTATGAAATGGAACCCGTTTTTGACCAATTTGAGTTCGCAAACCCGATTGATACAGAATGGGGGCCAGACGGAACCTTGTATGTCTTGGAATATGGAAAAAGTTGGAACACTGAGAACTTGGATGCTCGAATCGTCAAAATCGGTTATAATGCCGGCAACCGCGCACCCATAGCCTCCATTACTGCTGATAAAACGACGGGCGCTCTTCCGCTC encodes:
- a CDS encoding ThuA domain-containing protein — translated: MKTFFLFPRLVVFFLFALLLLAPSCDRQRSETRILVFTKTLGYRHPSITNGIEAIKKLGQKYKVAVDTTENAARFNEENLKRYSAVVFLSTTGDVLNHVQQADFERYIQAGGGYVGVHAATDTEYKWPWYNHLAGAYFERHPAIQEAKLHVREPNHPATEGLPNPWVRKDEWYDFKPGSLDSTLKILLDLDEKTYQGGGMGDKHPIAWYHEYDGGRAFYTALGHTEESYTEPLFLKHLLGGIRYAIGENLELDYGKARTQRVPEPSRFSRTVLSEVFFEPMAMEVFPDGDVVLIERSGALKKYDAQTQSTKILDSLKVNYKLEDGLLGFVRDPNYAENNWIYLFYSPPGDSSAQRVSRFVLKDDKLDKASEKVVIEIPVQRKECCHSAGYLNFDDVGNLFISVGDNTNPFFSDGYAPIDGQPGRSAFDARHTSSNANDLRGKILRIKPEPNGSYSIPEGNLFPKGTAGTRPEIYVMGCRNPFRHAWDPKRKYLYWGDVGPDAVRDSTGRGPRGHDEVNQAKKPGYFGWPLFNANNKPYNAYDFATKTSGEPFNPDAPINNSPFNTGIQNLPPAQKAFIWYPYWNGEDFPLMGFGGRTAMVAPFYDSSRYKNSDVALPDYFDNKVMTYEWMRGKFYLAELDEKGDYYEMEPVFDQFEFANPIDTEWGPDGTLYVLEYGKSWNTENLDARIVKIGYNAGNRAPIASITADKTTGALPLTVNFSGKTSMDYDKEDVLSYKWTFPDGSSKSDKDASFTFEKAGVYTVNLDVTDAEGGKSSTKIEILAGNEAPVLSWNVENRTFYWDNQSISYQVSVTDREDGAVNPELVSINKTFVPMGFDLTTVGQGHQQQKELVSAVQLIEKSDCSSCHKTQEAAVGPSFIQVSERYKTGKNIQQYLVRKIQTGGRGVWGQQQMPAHPGLTASEAGRIADYILSLAQKEKPIPLQGQLPLTEHKAQNAPNGTYHFRAAYSDKGAQGARPLTSGADLVLRPATIQAEHYTRMDPNIRLEERGGKYWLGNIRDRAFLMYDKLDLTNIRKLVLGLVGKGTGNVELRVGGINGAVVGSTDLATSQEISLQTNGVQEVWLVYRNPADGNAQIALDWIRFER
- a CDS encoding outer membrane beta-barrel protein, translating into MKKVILLLALTFAPFTLFAQGKVYLGGGLSLNQAPNSFKDQYKNGFNFEAAYGYPITENVEILAKGQLHSFNPDAAGFDTAVLSAKVEGGVFSDVNVGAGLKLNFGAGNIKPYVFATGGFHSLETTEMKLTLSSLTTIPKKTENTFGVNAGVGIEVGFGGAAALFVEPSYTMLFNDAKTKFIPIKVGLAYSLMKR
- a CDS encoding CoA pyrophosphatase — translated: MHYESTIAFLVNRLQEPLPGFEAQAKMAPPYRKTLVEEALRVARAQNGKPPRHAAVALILFPKNGTTHMVLTLRRSDLKDHAGQVSFPGGKIEPHETPENAALREAEEEVGIVASELRMIGKLSELYIPPSNFLVQPFVMQHAAKPLFVPQVSEVEKVLEVPLAHLMRPENRKSQPWHRNGEVIHMPSFQAEGHTIWGGTAMMLGEFLALFEPKK